The following are from one region of the Aspergillus luchuensis IFO 4308 DNA, chromosome 4, nearly complete sequence genome:
- the YAK1 gene encoding putative protein kinase Yak1 (COG:T;~EggNog:ENOG410PGCF;~InterPro:IPR017441,IPR008271,IPR000719,IPR011009;~PFAM:PF07714,PF00069;~go_function: GO:0004672 - protein kinase activity [Evidence IEA];~go_function: GO:0005524 - ATP binding [Evidence IEA];~go_process: GO:0006468 - protein phosphorylation [Evidence IEA]) translates to MDSQWQAYQDPLMGHPAQFNNGLTSNPQQLASKYGAQPQHSQPPVGYTYEPFQSPGTTAKPSSIGANSRTVSMASSPAATPRSRDYVTDADTTMEDADPYNRAKYSTRPTHHSRPSSQYFPSEESSAARRYSPMNVLSPSMSFNASPGKSHNSYAFPPGPNQPRRSPTRGSTYASPPQAFQSPPSASRPPRLPPLQPTDMSPDQYYPPSAGSQLNAAFAQDGRSPRSASISGGSQQPGRGPVPKFQKIKSIQELQPRTNAQPPYRRANPDGGFISPLQALTTHLPATYRICNPGFNYESSRNPRRVLTKPSKGVKNDGYDNEDSDYILYVNDILGSEEAGHKNRYLILDVLGQGTFGQVVKCQNLKTGEVVAVKVIKNKTAYFNQSMMEVSVLDLLNSRYDKNDDHHLLRLKDTFIHRQHLCLVFELLSVNLYELIKQNQFRGLSTTLVRVFAQQLLNALSLLNKAHLIHCDLKPENILLKNLESPIIKVIDFGSACDERQTVYTYIQSRFYRSPEVLLGLPYSSAIDMWSLGCIVVELFLGLPLFPGSSEYNQVCRIVEMLGLPPTWMLEMGKQSGEFFEKTQDEFGRKTYRLKSLEQYSREHNTKEQPSKKYFQASTLEEIIRSYPMPRKNMKQAEIERELNNRVAFIDFVRGLLAINPLERWSPQQAKLHPFITQQKFTGPFMPPMNLKYSSLNKTVAPGIQQQQQAEAASKQRAAQAAHAQSAAQNAYAMQLNQFHTPTHAQPPPMYNGMFTGHQQGAPPPYPTQPPAYGHQMNLIPGQVPQAQYAPSQSLYAQATTRAGRQRASTMDPQGGGIPPTIQRVASHLDPNAPIRLQPSPAYYPPPPDGYVDPNSAGQRRRGSRTGGTRNRDFIRTLEDGVLGGEGFMGQNQWH, encoded by the exons atgGATTCCCAGTGGCAGGCATACCAGGATCCCTTAATGGGGCATCCCGCGCAGTTCAACAACGGGTTGACGTCTAATCCACAACAGCTAGCCTCAAAATACGGCGCCCAGCCACAGCACTCGCAGCCGCCGGTGGGCTACACCTACGAACCCTTCCAGTCTCCtggcaccaccgccaaacCATCTTCGATCGGTGCGAATTCCAGAACTGTCTCGATGGCTTCGTCTCCCGCTGCGACGCCACGTAGTCGGGATTATGTCACCGATGCGGACACCACGATGGAGGATGCGGATCCGTACAACCGGGCCAAGTACTCGACAAGACCGACCCATCATAGCCGACCGTCATCACAATACTTCCCAAGCGAAGAGTCATCAGCTGCTCGCAGGTACTCTCCTATGAATGTCTTGTCTCCATCCATGTCGTTCAATGCGAGTCCTGGGAAATCGCATAACTCGTATGCTTTCCCGCCCGGGCCGAATCAACCACGGCGGTCGCCGACAAGAGGTTCAACCTACGCCTCGCCACCTCAGGCGTTCCAATCACCACCCT CTGCGTCACGTCCCCCTAGACTCCCCCCGCTTCAGCCTACCGACATGAGCCCTGATCAGTACTATCCGCCCTCGGCGGGCTCGCAGCTCAACGCCGCATTTGCACAAGATGGAAGGTCGCCGCGCTCTGCGTCGATATCCGGTGGAAGCCAGCAGCCAGGCCGAGGCCCTGTTCCGAAgttccagaagatcaagtcAATCCAGGAACTTCAGCCACGCACGAATGCGCAGCCACCTTACAGACGCGCCAATCCTGATGGTGGTTTCATCAGC CCGCTGCAAGCGTTAACAACACATCTCCCCGCCACTTATCGAATATGCAACCCGGGCTTCAACTATGAATCGTCCCGGAACCCGAGGCGTGTCCTTACCAAGCCCAGTAAAGGCGTGAAAAACGATGGTTACGATAATGAGGATAGTGACTATATTCTCTATGTTAACGACATATTGGGCAGCGAGGAAGCCGGCCACAA GAACCGTTACCTTATTCTTGATGTGCTGGGCCAAGGAACCTTCGGTCAAGTCGTCAAGTGCCAAAATCTGAAAACTGGGGAGGTTGTAGCTGTCAAGgtcatcaagaacaagacTGCGTATTTCAACCAAAGTATGATGGAGGTGTCGGTCTTGGACTTG CTCAACAGCAGATACGACAAAAATGACGACCACCATTTGCTCCGCCTGAAGGATACTTTCATCCACCGACAGCACCTGTGCTTAGTTTTCGAACTGTTGAGCGTCAATCTTTACGAACTGATCAAGCAGAACCAGTTCCGGGGCTTGAGCACGACATTAGTACGCGTATTTGCTCAGCAACTTTTGAATGCATTGAGCCTTTTGAATAAGGCACACTTAATTCACTGCGATCTGAAGCCAGAAAATATTCTACTAAAGAA TCTCGAGAGCCCCAtcatcaaagtcatcgaCTTTGGTTCAGCCTGTGACGAGCGACAGACAGTCTATACCTATATCCAGTCTAGGTTTTACCGCTCACCAGAGGTCCTTCTTGGCTTACC CTACTCATCCGCGATAGACATGTGGTCTCTTGGTTGCATTGTCGTCGAGTTATTCCTAGGGTTGCCGCTCTTCCCTGGTTCTTCGGAATATAACCAAGTCTGCCGCATTGTGGAAATGCTCGGCCTGCCGCCAACatggatgctggagatgggcAAGCAGTCAGGTGAATTCTTCGAGAAGACCCAGGACGAGTTTGGTCGCAAGACATATCGCCTTAAGAGTCTAGAGCAATACTCTCGGGAGCATAACACGAAAGAGCAGCCAAGCAAAAAGTACTTCCAAGCGTCGACCCTGGAAGAAATCATCCGCAGCTACCCGATGCCGAGAAAGAATATGAAACAAGCAGAGATTGAACGAG AATTGAACAACCGGGTAGCTTTCATTGACTTCGTTCGTGGCTTATTGGCCATCAATCCCCTTGAACGTTGGTCGCCCCAACAGGCCAAACTGCATCCTTTCATCACGCAACAGAAGTTCACGGGGCCTTTCATGCCCCCGATGAACCTGAAGTACTCATCGCTGAACAAGACTGTTGCTCCCGGAattcaacagcagcagcaggcagaAGCTGCCAGCAAGCAGAGGGCCGCACAAGCAGCCCACGCCCAGTCAGCCGCGCAGAATGCCTACGCTATGCAGTTGAATCAGTTCCACACACCCACGCATGCCCAGCCGCCGCCAATGTACAATGGAATGTTCACTGGTCACCAGCAAGGTGCCCCTCCGCCCTACCCTACTCAGCCACCGGCCTACGGTCATCAGATGAATCTCATACCCGGCCAAGTGCCCCAAGCACAGTACGCGCCATCCCAGAGCCTCTACGCGCAAGCAACGACAAGGGCTGGGCGGCAACGGGCATCTACCATGGACCCTCAGGGGGGAGGTATCCCGCCAACAATCCAGCGCGTGGCCAGCCACCTCGATCCCAATGCACCTATTCGGTTACAGCCTAGTCCGGCATAttacccaccacctccagatGGCTATGTCGACCCCAACTCCGCTGGTCAGaggcgacgaggaagccgTACGGGCGGTACAAGAAACCGCGACTTCATTCGAACCCTTGAGGATGGGGTATTGGGAGGCGAAGGCTTTATGGGCCAAAACCAGTGGCATTGA
- a CDS encoding DNA-dependent ATPase RAD26 (COG:L;~EggNog:ENOG410PHAN;~InterPro:IPR038718,IPR000330,IPR027417,IPR014001, IPR001650;~PFAM:PF00176,PF00271,PF04851;~go_function: GO:0005524 - ATP binding [Evidence IEA]) — protein MDDANVNDVDVAASKNGSNEEIKKEEQPEQQATSASDLPKSGAALNQGHSANADEASRLRELQADVRDQDDLERDISRQADKLLMEQADERDSKRLEKTTLEKQKLESQILKLHQRLSQPVGTSARVRIRNEIEKLESRNAELATDLTEIQQRMDERHQGQEAGSQTTGTGRMPNESRRDYLIRTGKITPFSNMSSGPNHGPLASLQDALIDAEDERDEREALEQVKNRSAVSHRNLVRPGFGFDETPESSIVDEAPTSRASKRRKIDRESHDDEQEDLEQDTKVSFEDNFEDQDESASYVESERQSSVSEDEEEFLPEEKPKRTAKPVKAPKSSGDVEDFSGMDDGNEQLYQTRLQYWVSRRAAARKRALEARAASHGPEKVAAGDTVDMVDQDEQEEWFMPHPTVADMPYDNGYRIPGDIHPLLFDYQKTGVQWLWELQQQQVGGIIGDEMGLGKTIQVISFLAGLHYSKKLTRPVIVVCPATVMKQWVNEFHRWWPPFRVSILHTSGSGMVNIRNESSREDALLSQSWNSSSSRGMPSGLKAARKVVKRVVEEGHVLVTTYSGLQTYASLVIPIEWGCAVLDEGHKIRNPNTSITIHCKELRTPHRIILSGTPMQNNLTELWSLFDFVFPMRLGTLVNFRNQFEFPIRQGGYANASNLQVQTAAKCAETLKDAISPYLLQRFKIDVAADLPKKSEQVLFCRLTKPQRQAYEAFLGSEEMKSILNGRRQVLFGVDILRKICNHPDLQNHKLMSSTAGYGGGSKSGKMQVVKSLLELWKDTGHKTLLFTQHRIMLDILEKFVNSLSGFNYRRMDGTTPIQHRQAMVDEFNNDPSLHVFLLTTKVGGLGVNLTGADRVIIYDPDWNPSTDVQARERAWRLGQKRDVTVYRLMTAGTIEEKIYHRQIFKQFLTNKILRDPKQRQTFQLSDLHDLFSLGDEGQGPTETSKIFKDADVTYEDSDGASRRSNAATKSSAASHSAQEEKKDISKVVGVAAVEQFQGEPEQQSEQEKGTSGANSESRIMEGIFARSGVHSALEHDQIVNGKRVVRADPKIIEAEAKRVAAEAAEELRRAGEAARSVPIGTPTWTGQFGLAGKPEEQLPSRPAFGGSSSAARRAVAGPSSASILANLSARTPSPRSSSNSPAPSRTPSGVDFITMIRDFITAQGGSVYTQMLIDHFNRYCTTPQRSAEFKEMLKTIAVLDKGGRNGRGKWALKPEYAKRR, from the exons ATGGATGACGCAAATGTGAACGATGTGGATGTCGCTGCGTCCAAAAATGGCTCGAAtgaagaaattaaaaaggAAGAACAGCCGGAACAACAAGCAACATCAGCATCGGATTTACCTAAATCTGGAGCAGCCTTAAACCAAGGGCATTCGGCAAACGCCGATGAAGCAAGTCGATTACGTGAATTGCAGGCCGATGTTCGTGATCAGGATGATCTCGAAAGGGACATCTCTCGTCAG GCCGACAAGTTGCTCATGGAGCAGGCTGATGAACGGGATAGCAAGAGATTAGAGAAAACCACACTAGAAAAACA GAAGCTCGAGAGCCAAATCTTGAAATTGCATCAACGTTTGTCGCAGCCAGTTGGCACATCTGCGAGAGTCCGTATCAGAAatgagattgagaagctgGAAAGCCGCAATGCGGAATTGGCAACTGACCTTACCGAAATCCAGCAAAGAATGGACGAAAGGcatcaaggacaagaagctggTTCTCAGACCACCGGGACTGGCCGCATGCCTAATGAGTCGCGCCGGGACTATCTCATTCGAACGGGAAAGATTACGCCATTTTCCAACATGAGCTCGGGGCCAAACCATGGTCCTCTTGCCAGTCTTCAGGATGCCTTGATTGATGCAGAGGACGAACGCGATGAAAGGGAAGCATTGGAGCAGGTGAAGAACCGGTCAGCTGTTTCACATCGTAATCTCGTACGACCTGGATTCGGGTTCGACGAGACTCCCGAATCCAGCATAGTGGATGAAGCGCCTACCTCTCGAGCAAGTAAGCGCCGAAAGATAGACCGCGAGTCTCATGATGACGAACAAGAAGATCTGGAACAAGACACCAAGGTATCCTTCGAAGATAATTTTGAGGATCAAGATGAATCTGCTAGCTATGTTGAATCTGAAAGGCAGTCGTCTGTatcggaagatgaagaagaatttcTACCTGAAGAGAAGCCAAAACGTACGGCAAAGCCGGTAAAGGCTCCAAAGTCTTCAGGTGATGTTGAAGATTTCAgcgggatggatgatggaaatgaaCAACTCTATCAAACTAGGCTTCAATATTGGGTCAGTCGAAGGGCTGCTGCTAGGAAAAGAGCGCTTGAAGCTCGTGCTGCAAGCCATGGACCCGAAAaggttgctgctggagaCACTGTGGATATGGTGGATCAAGATGAACAGGAAGAATGGTTCATGCCTCATCCGACAGTTGCAGATATGCCTTATGACAATGGCTACCGAATACCCGGTGACATACATCCCCTTTTGTTTGATTATCAGAAGACCGGAGTACAGTGGTTATGGGAGTTACAACAACAGCAAGTAGGTGGCATCATCGGCGATGAGATGGGTCTTGGCAAGACTATTCAAGTCATATCTTTCCTTGCTGGTCTCCATTACAGCAAAAAGTTGACGAGGCCGGTCATTGTCGTATGTCCTGCCACGGTCATGAAGCAGTGGGTGAATGAGTTCCACCGTTGGTGGCCTCCTTTTCGAGTATCCATCCTGCACACGTCCGGTAGTGGAATGGTCAACATCCGGAATGAGAGCAGTAGAGAAGATGCTCTTCTGTCTCAGTCATGGAACTCCTCGAGTTCCCGTGGCATGCCCAGTGGCTTGAAAGCGGCAAGGAAGGTCGTCAAGCGTGTAGTAGAAGAAGGGCATGTACTGGTCACTACTTATTCGGGCCTACAGACCTATGCTTCTCTCGTGATCCCGATTGAATGGGGCTGTGCTGTTCTGGATGAAGGGCACAAGATTCGAAATCCGAACACCTCCATTACTATTCATTGCAAGGAACTCCGGACACCCCATCGCATTATCCTATCGGGTACCCCGATGCAGAACAATCTTACCGAGCTCTGGTCTTTGTTCGATTTTGTCTTTCCAATGCGTCTGGGGACTCTGGTGAACTTCCGAAATCAGTTTGAGTTCCCCATCCGTCAGGGTGGGTACGCAAATGCCTCTAATCTGCAAGTCCAGACGGCTGCCAAATGTGCCGAGACGCTCAAGGACGCCATTAGTCCCTACCTTTTGCAGCGGTTTAAGATCGATGTTGCGGCAGATCTGCCAAAGAAGAGTGAGCAAGTGCTGTTCTGCAGGTTGACAAAGCCGCAGCGACAAGCATACGAGGCGTTCCTTGGTTCCGAGGAGATGAAATCCATCCTAAACGGGCGTCGACAAGTCTTATTCGGTGTCGATATATTACGAAAGATTTGCAACCATCCCGATCTACAAAACCATAAGTTGATGTCCTCGACGGCAGGATATGGTGGCGGATCAAAGTCCGGCAAAATGCAGGTCGTCAAGTCGCTGCTGGAGCTATGGAAGGATACCGGGCACAAGACTTTGCTGTTCACGCAGCATCGGATCATGCTCGATATCCTGGAGAAGTTTGTGAACTCACTGTCCGGATTTAACTACCGGCGAATGGATGGCACTACACCCATCCAGCACCGGCAAGCCATGGTGGACGAGTTCAACAATGACCCAAGCCTCCATGTTTTTCTACTTACCACAAAGGTTGGTGGGCTGGGTGTGAATTTGACGGGTGCTGATCGGGTTATCATATACGACCCTGATTGGAACCCCTCAACCGATGTGCAGGCGCGGGAGCGGGCCTGGAGACTAGGACAAAAGCGCGACGTCACCGTCTACCGGCTTATGACAGCGGGCACtatagaagagaagatctATCATCGCCAGATCTTCAAGCAATTTCTTACGAATAAAATTCTCCGAGATCCCAAGCAACGGCAGACTTTCCAGCTGAGCGATCTCCATGATCTCTTCTCCCTGGGAGACGAAGGGCAAGGTCCCACCGAAACCAGTAAGATCTTCAAAGATGCGGACGTCACCTATGAAGACAGTGATGGCGCCTCGCGCAGGTCCAACGCAGCAACTAAATCATCTGCTGCTTCACATAGcgcgcaggaagagaagaaagacatcAGCAAGGTTGTTGGCGTGGCCGCAGTCGAACAATTCCAGGGAGAACCAGAGCAACAGAgcgagcaggagaagggcaCTTCTGGCGCCAACTCCGAGTCCCGTATCATGGAGGGCATTTTTGCCCGATCCGGGGTCCACTCGGCGCTAGAACACGACCAAATCGTGAACGGCAAGCGCGTGGTGCGAGCAGACCCCAAGATAATCGAGGCCGAAGCAAAGCGGGTGGCAGCTGAAGCCGCAGAGGAGTTGCGGCGAGCGGGCGAGGCAGCGCGGTCCGTCCCCATTGGCACTCCAACCTGGACGGGCCAATTCGGCCTGGCTGGGAAACCCGAAGAACAACTCCCCAGCCGGCCTGCATTTGGAGGAAGCAGTAGCGCCGCCAGACGAGCAGTAGCCGGACCATCCTCAGCCAGCATCCTGGCGAATCTCTCTGCGCGCACACCGTCcccgcgcagcagcagcaacagtccCGCGCCATCGCGCACCCCCAGCGGGGTCGATTTCATTACGATGATTCGAGACTTCATCACAGCCCAGGGCGGGTCAGTGTATACCCAAATGTTGATCGATCATTTCAACCGCTACTGCACCACGCCGCAACGGTCGGCCGAGTTCAAGGAAATGCTGAAGACAATAGCCGTGCTGGACAAGGGGGGACGAAACGGGCGCGGGAAATGGGCCTTGAAACCCGAATATGCCAAGCGACGATGA
- a CDS encoding uncharacterized protein (COG:S;~EggNog:ENOG410PYP3;~SECRETED:SignalP(1-16)), translating into MKFLASLALLASTVAAGPVLYPRQSSNSTQSFYLKTSGATNDDHNNLYVYAYHTGAGFNDAVLTSDVGTASPAFLNGTHTQFDLGTSFPWGFKMGVQNNYAAWESVQINVGYGDDDFSISSTGLEWSAQDGFGGWLVCDWYHNAPQLFYIYRYEEPTIPDSCSTVDLTPEYTS; encoded by the exons ATGAAGTTCCTTGCCTCTCTTGCCCTGTTGGCGTCTACTGTGGCTGCTGGCCCGGTGCTGTACCCCCGCCAGTCCAGCAACTCCACCCAATCTTTCTACCTGAAGACCTCGGGCGCTACCAACGACGACCACAACAACCTCTACGTTTATGCCTACCACACCGGTGCGGGATTTAACGATGCCGTGCTGACCTCGGACGTCGGAACGGCCAGCCCGGCCTTCCTGAACGGCACCCACACCCAGTTCGACCTGGGCACTTCTTTCCCCTGGGGATTCAAGATGGGCGTCCAGAACAACTATGCAG CATGGGAGTCCGTTCAGATCAATGTTGGATACGGCGATGATGACTTCTCCATTAGTTCTACCGGTCTGGAGTGGTCGGCACAGGATGGCTTTGGAGGCTGGCTAG TGTGCGACTGGTACCACAACGCACCCCAGCTCTTCTACATCTACCGCTATGAGGAGCCCACTATTCCGGATTCCTGCAGCACTGTCGACCTGACGCCCGAATACACTTCCTAA
- a CDS encoding uncharacterized protein (COG:S;~EggNog:ENOG410PPT6;~SECRETED:SignalP(1-22);~TransMembrane:1 (n7-17c22/23o258-280i)), with protein sequence MRSMSRLFVLCLLLVLGTVTSAWPWPPHGELLRRADTTAAESATTGAAATTESASKTEAATKTAAATGTDTTATATGTNTKSATGTGTATGKSSGSSSNSTTSVSINPAAGAGGISMLIPTQGATTYYKIGDYVTLKWNYTSLTISPTAVNVVASCSLNSATYTLTSNMTMSPTGEVVWDTKKYQANATVPLLTASYTLIVWDASKAITETASAGYLSAASSYIFGMYSSQPYTPLNGFVCATCSGAFSELERLGMKFTFGMFAITVLSFTWFAGGFGLFST encoded by the exons ATGCGTTCCATGTCTCGTCTGTTTGTTCTGTGCCTCCTCTTGGTGCTGGGGACGGTAACTTCCGCCTGGCCATGGCCGCCGCATGGCGAATTGTTGCGACGAGCTG ATACCACCGCAGCTGAGAGCGCAACCACCGGAGCCGCCGCTACCACCGAGAGTGCATCGAAGACCGAAGCAGCGACCAAGACCGCCGCCGCAACAGGAACCGAcaccacggccacggccACCGGCACCAATACCAAGTCAGCTACCGGAACAGGCACTGCCACCGGCAAGTCCTCCGGCTCTTCTTCGAACAGCACAACGAGTGTTTCTATCAACCCCGCTGCCGGTGCCGGTGGTATCTCCATGCTCATTCCCACCCAGGGTGCCACAACCTACTATAAGATCGGCGATTATGTGACATTGAAATGGAACTACACCTCTTTGACCATCAGCCCAACGGCTGTCAATGTGGTCGCTTCGTGCAGTTTGAACAGCGCCACCTACACCCTCACGTCCAACATGACCATGTCGCCCACCGGAGAAGTGGTCTGGGACACCAAGAAGTACCAGGCCAACGCGACTGTCCCGTTGTTGACGGCGTCGTACACGTTGATCGTGTGGGATGCCAGCAAGGCCATCACTGAGACGGCCAGTGCCGGCTATCTTAGCGCTGCTAGCAGCTACATCTTCGGAATGTACAGCTCCCAGCCGTACACTCCGCTCAATG GATTTGTCTGCGCTACCTGCAGCGGCGCTTTCTCCGAACTCGAACGCTTAGGGATGAAATTCACCTTTGGCATGTTCGCCATCACCGTTCTGTCCTTCACCTGGTTCGCCGGTGGCTTCGGTCTCTTCTCCACGTGA
- a CDS encoding uncharacterized protein (TransMembrane:1 (o75-93i)): MSRFWNPNYNATSSHRKRRSRNKGKQREENTAIPFFGSSTSASRRQRPSSSSSSSSSRYEEEDLVLVRRKDSPPWWWLLLVEGTSGVTVMRAAKDEHGSRRRPGHRVLEPLVEGKVASFFPARLDVEE, encoded by the coding sequence ATGTCAAGATTTTGGAACCCCAACTACAACGCTACCAGCAGTcacaggaagagaaggtcgagAAACAAAGGCAAACAGCGAGAGGAAAACACAGCAATCCCATTCTTTGGCTCCTCGACATCAGCATCACGACGGCAGCgaccgtcatcatcgtcatcttcgtcatcctctaggtatgaggaagaagacctaGTCCTGGTCAGACGCAAGGATAGTCCaccgtggtggtggctgttgttggtggaAGGGACCTCGGGAGTTACGGTCATGAGAGCTGCCAAGGACGAGCACGGCTCTCGTCGTCGTCCCGGCCATAGGGTGCTTGAGCCACTTGTTGAGGGGAAAGTGGCCAGTTTTTTCCCGGCAAGGttggatgtggaggagtaG
- a CDS encoding RNA polymerase II mediator complex subunit MED27 domain-containing protein (COG:S;~EggNog:ENOG410PU5B;~InterPro:IPR021627;~PFAM:PF11571;~go_component: GO:0016592 - mediator complex [Evidence IEA]), with amino-acid sequence MASAPNPGQTLPRMPVVVPAMVPPSNGAEASTGAASNTDPNPDAWDSETQLVSSLAKLQKMEAMIHQVRTLLPERLLEPLAPIVNPKAAAGRSVPKSPQMLYEQLAQAARAGVSELQEFQSMWRSPEMKAVWDRVDAQIKENGGVMLQPTGKWERDYDTILADLREEEQAQNEQQQKANEEMERSKIQATEGGWRAIVDGFAQKNVPGVRVLASQSEAAVTVVLVKAGIVFRVEAIAGQDGNGVPDWRVFTRTPGGQTPSKVETAVAQCLNARPRQWDLLYLLDMISSYSTIKQTPCAKCAKMTDSTATLPTIRKPSSTPQEQGSQTWEAYHQGCAE; translated from the exons ATGGCATCTGCTCCCAACCCCGGTCAAACACTCCCTAGAATGCCTGTGGTCGTGCCTGCCATGGTCCCTCCCTCGAATGGCGCTGAAGCCTCTACAGGGGCAGCTAGTAACACTGACCCCAATCCTGATGCCTGGGACTCTGAAACGCAACTTGTTTCCTCGCTCGCGAAGCTTCAGAAGATGGAAGCAATG ATCCACCAAGTACGGACTCTACTTCCCGAGCGCCTTCTGGAACCCCTAGCACCCATTGTCAATCCCAAGGCCGCTGCGGGGAGATCCGTCCCCAAGTCCCCGCAAATGCTGTACGAGCAGCTGGCTCAAGCTGCGCGCGCGGGTGTCTCCGAGCTGCAAGAGTTCCAGTCGATGTGGAGAAGTCCCGAGATGAAAGCAGTCTGGGATCGCGTCGACGCGCAAATCAAAGAAAACGGCGGCGTGATGCTGCAGCCCACGGGGAAATGGGAACGAGACTACGATACCATTCTCGCGGATCTCcgtgaggaggagcaggctcagaacgagcagcagcagaaagctaatgaggagatggagcgaTCCAAGATCCAGGCTACTGAGGGTGGGTGGAGAGCGATTGTCGACGGCTTTGCTCAGAAGAATGTGCCTGGTGTGCGGGTCTTGGCGAGTCAGAGTGAAGCGGCTGTTACTGTTGTGCTTGTCAAAGCTGGAATAGTGTTCAGGGTCGAGGCTATTGCTGGTCAGGATGGTAATGGCGTTCCTGATTGGCGGGTCTTTACTAGGACGCCTGGGGGACAGACGCCTTCGAAGGTCGAGACCGCTGTGGCGCAGTGCTTGAATGCGAGGCCGCGACAGTGGGATTTGCTTTATCTACTT GACATGATATCGTCCTACTCGACTATCAAACAGACGCCCTGCGCAAAATGTGCCAAGATGACCGACAGCACTGCAACCCTTCCCACCATTCGGAAGCCATCCTCTACTCCCCAAGAACAGGGGAGTCAAACCTGGGAGGCCTATCATCAAGGCTGTGCCGAGTGA